Sequence from the Ancalomicrobiaceae bacterium S20 genome:
CGAAGCCGAGCCGGTAGAGCGCGTCCTCGACCCCGACCGCGAGCTCGGTGAAGAACGGGTTCATCAGATCGGAGATCAGGAGACCGACGAAGCTCGAGGTCGCCTTGCGCAGGTTGGCGGCGCCGCGATTGTAGACGTAGCCGTAGCGCTCGATCACGCGCTCGACCTTCTCGCGGGTCTCCGCCTTCACGAGCGGCGAGCCGCGCAGGACGAGCGAGACCGTCGACTTCGAGACGCCGGCGGCGGCCGCAATGTCGACGATCGTCGCAGGTCTGCCGGCGCCCGCCTTCGGCGCGCCGGACCGCGTCTCCACCATGTCGCTCCTCCCATCCGCCGGTTTTCCGGCGGCGCGCGGCCATCTGTGATGGTCCGCTTCTTGGAACGTTCTCAAGACGATCGGGGCGGGCTGGCTTCCTTGGCTGGAAGTCACTGGAAAACTGAGAGGAATTTCCAGCTGCGCGCCGACTGCTCGTCTTTGGAACGTTCTAATTTTCCAGATTGATGAGACAGCGTCGCCGAACTGTCAAGCGGAACTCAATCGGTTTAAGGCGGCGGCCGCGGCGCCGTTCGGGGCGAGCGTAGGCAAAACCGTTTCGGCTCAAACGGTTGCGCTCAAGTCTTACCTTGGCGACGAATTCAATCGATTGATCACGAGACCGTGCGCCGGATCCTCAGATCGGCCACATGCGGCCGATCAGGCCGTCCTTGCGGACGAACTGGTGGTAGAGCGCGGCGGCGACATGCAGCGCGACCAGTCCGGCGATGACGAGGCCGAGGGTCTCGTGCAGGCCGAACAGCACCTTCGACAATGCCTCGTCCTTGGCAACCAGCACAGGCAGTTCGAACAGGCCGAAGATGCCGATCGGTGCGCCATAGGCATTGGTCGCGATCCAGCCGACCAGCGGGGTCAGGATCAGCAGCGCGTAGAGCGACCAGTGCACGACCGCCGCGATCGAGCGCTGCCAGAGAGGGATCGCCGCATCGAGTTCCGGCGGCCGGTTACCGAGCCGCCAGGCCAGGCGCAGCACGACCAGAACCAGCACGACGAAGCCCACCGCGCGG
This genomic interval carries:
- a CDS encoding cytochrome b codes for the protein MPAELASAAALRPGSPRYGRVARILHWLVAVLVIGAIAAGLTMVRIGDGPLQNRLFDNHRAVGFVVLVLVVLRLAWRLGNRPPELDAAIPLWQRSIAAVVHWSLYALLILTPLVGWIATNAYGAPIGIFGLFELPVLVAKDEALSKVLFGLHETLGLVIAGLVALHVAAALYHQFVRKDGLIGRMWPI